The uncultured Cohaesibacter sp. region CAGGTTCTGTTGACAACAGTCACGGTCACATCGGCCCAGATCGCTCAAAAGCACCTGCCAAGTGGCGCATTTCATCAGTTCGTGCCCTTTGATATTGCGCCTTATGTCAATCGATTCCTCAATTTCTGGCAGCCAGATATGGCACTGTTTGTGGAATCGGAAATCTGGCCTTTTATCCTGTCAGAATTGAACAACCGCGACATCCCCATGATCGTGGTCAACGGACGCATGTCTGAACGATCATTCCGGCGCTGGTCCAAGTTCCCTTCGGTCTTCCGGCAGATGTTCGGCAATGTGCCGCTCTGTCTTGCTCAGACTGCGGAAGACAGAGACCGTTATACCAATCTGGGCGTGGCGCAGGTTGAGGTGACCGGCAATCTTAAATTCGATGTGCCGCCGCCTCAGGCCGATGATGAGCAACTCCAGCGCCTGCGCATGGCTGTGGGCAATCGCCCGGTCTGGGTGGCTGCCAGCACGCACCCGGGTGAAGAGCGGCTTCTGGCTCAGGCGCACAGTCGCATGGCTGTGCGCATTCCCAATCTGCTGACAATCATCGTACCGCGCCATCCCGAGCGCAGCGACGATATCATGAAGGAATTGGTGGGCATCGTGCCTCGCATCCAGCGCCGCTCTCAAGAGCCCGATCTGTTCCCTAAAACCGGTATCTATATCGCAGATACCATTGGTGAAATGGGGCTATTCTATCGCCTGTCCCGCATTGCATTTGTTGGCGGCTCTCTGGTTGACCATGGTGGCCAGAACCCGATTGAACCGGCGCGGCTGGGCTGCACGATCCTGCATGGTCCAAGCGTTGAGAATTTCCAGAATATCTATGATGCTCTGGATCAGACCGGCGGTGCGGAATGTCTGCATAACGAGCGCGAACTTATTCAGACACTTGCTCGTCTCATGTCCTCCACTGCCGAAATCGACCGGCGTGTCGAGTTGGCCAGACGGTCCCTGCGGCCATTCTCCGGCGCTCTTGACATGACGATGATGGCGCTTAATCCTTTCCTTGAGCCCCTCAAGATCAATGCCGAGCTGAACAGGGCGAACAGCGAAACGCCTTGAGCTGACACACAAGCAGGGCTATCGGGCAACAGGAGAGCAGACTATGAAGGCACCCGGCTTTTGGACAGAGCGCAACGCTCTGGCGTGGCTTCTCTATCCCGTCAGCCTTGTCTATGGACGGATTTCCCTTGCCCGTTTCAAGAAGAAAGCCCTCTACAAGGCCCATATGCCCGTGCTTTGCATCGGCAACCTGGTCATGGGTGGGGCTGGCAAGACGCCAACAGCGATCACGTTGGGGCGCGTGGCCAAGAGTCAGCATCTTTCTCCCATTTTCTTAACGCGTGGCTTCAAGGGGCAGGAGCCCGGCCCTTTGCTGGTTGATCCTGCCACCCATTCCATCGCAGACGTTGGCGATGAGGCCCTGTTGCTGGCCCGTGTGGCGCCAACAATCGTCTCTCGCGACAGGGTGGCGGGCGCAAAGCTGGCCGAAGAGATTTCCGTTGGCAAGGAAGGCAGCATCATCATCATGGATGACGGCTTTCAGAACCCCTATCTGCACAAGGATTTCAACCTGATCATCGTGGATTCGCAACAGGGCCTTGGCAACGGCTTGGTCTTCCCTGCTGGCCCTCTGCGTGCGCCGCTCCACCCTCAGGTATGGCGTGCTGATCAGTTTGTCATCGTCGGGGAAGGATCCAAGGGGCCGCAGTTGCACCAACTTTTCTCAAAGCTGGGAAAAGGCACGGTCAACGCCCGTTTGTTGCCGGGTAAATGCAGTTTGCTAGGCGGAACCCGCATATTTGCCTTCTGCGGCATCGGGCGTCCCGACAAGTTTCACCGCACGCTCGATCAACTGGATCTTGCGGTGATTGACCACATCCACTTTGATGATCACCACAGCTTCACCATCGAAGAAGGGCAGGAAATTCTGGATCGGGCAGCGGCGCAAAATCTGGCAATCGTGACCACCGCCAAGGATCATGTCCGTCTTGCCGAGTTGGGCGAGGTCGGGGCTCAACTGGCCAACAAGGCCCATATCATCGAGGTCGATATGGGCTTTGAAGACAAGGGCTTTGCGGCACGTCTGCTCACTGAAGTTCAGCGCAAATTCTCGCGCCGTTAGGATCTTTTGTAGAGGAGTGCTCTGGACTGTGCGTTAGTCCTTTTTTGCGGCAGCAGCCTTTTCAGCCTGATAGGATGCTTCGCAGTCGATATAGGCTTCCTGACGATCCACTGACCAGTATTTCAGGTCATCAAGCGGAATGGGGCGACCGGTGACGGCGCATCTGACAAAAGACCCTGAATGGATGACCTGCAGATCTGCATCTTTGTAACGCAGTACGGCTTCCTTGCCGGAATTAGGCAGATTGATCATCATGGTCTTGGTCCTTTCCCTTATTCGTCTTGTCTTGTTCTAGCGCTCAATCAATGCTCTGACCAGCCCTTGCTGCATGATTGCTCTCGATTTTTTCGCAAGACAACGGGTTACATGTTGCCCTTGCCCGAAGAGAAAGGCGAGAGCGCGCGTCGATACCAGTTCTCGACGGGGTTTGCTGCGCTGGCATCACCATGACCATGCTGTTGGTTGATGACATAAAAACAGGTCAGGATCGCCATCAACCCGAAAACGACAGCACCAACGGCCTGCCCTAGCAGAGCCCCTTCCGCACCTGCCAGATAGGTGCCCAGCATCACGGTGGGGATGGTGCCCAGGGTTGAACGCCCCCAGTTGAAGGCGGTGGAATAGGCGGGGTGGCCCAGATTGTTGAAGGCGGCGTTGGAGACAAACAGGAAGCCCATGAAGATGCTGCTTGGTGCAATCCACGTGCAGAAGAAACGCACAAAATCGGCAGCATCACCCTCGGCTTGGAAAATGTCGACAATCATGCCCTGCGCCGCAAACAGGATGAACCAAACAAAGAGCGAATAGCCCAGAATGAAATACATGCTGTCACGCAGCGTGCGTTTGACGCGATGATGAAGCCCTGCGCCCAGATTCTGCCCGAAGATGGGCCCTACCGAGCCGGAGAGCGCAAACAGAGCCGTCCATGCCAAGGGTTGGATGCGTCCGATGATGGCCCAGCCCGCAACGGCCTGATCGCCATAATCGGCGATGGACATGGTGACATAGGCGTTGCCTACGGGTGTGGCCACATTGGTCAGCATCGCTGGAATGGCAATGGGAAACAATACGCGCCATTGACTGAAAAGATCTTCCACACTTTCAGGCTTCGCAAGGATCTGCTTGACGAAAAGCGTGCCGCGAATGCCCATGCCGATCATCACGAAGCGGGACAGGACTGAGGCAATGGCCGCCCCTTCGATGCCCAGTCCGAAGCCGAAAATGAAGATTGGGTCGAGAATGGCCGAAGCAAAGCCGCCAGCCAGCGTGACATACATCGATCCCTTGGCGTCTCCATTGGCGCGCATGATACCGGCCAGCATCATGGAAATGCCAAGAAACGGCATGGAAGGGATAACGATGGATAGGAAACTGACGGCAATCGAGTGGGTGTCTCCCTTCGCTCCGATAAAAGTGAGCAGCTCGGGGATGAAGGCAAAGACCAGCCCCGCCACCAGGATCATCATCAGGAACACGGAGATCAGTGCGCTGCCCGCCCTTCGTTTGGCAAGCTCCTTGCGCTCCTCGCCCAACGCGCGGGCAATGATCGCCGAGCCGCCGATCATCATGCCGATGCTGAGCGAGTTGTTGAAGAACATGATTGTGGCTGAATAGCCAATGGCTGCCGCCAATTCCGCCTGACCAAGGAGGGAGATATAGAACAGGTTCGCCAGATCGACCATGAAGACGGCAATCATGCCCACCGCGCCTGTCGCCGTCATGGTGACCACATGGCGGAAAATCGAGCCGGTCACGAATTTGGCCCGTTGGGAGGCACCTTCATCGGGCTGGGGGACAGCTGCCGAAGATGGCTTCGTGATTTTTTCGGTCATGCAAATTCCTGTTTATTGGCATCCGGCCTGCTCGCTACCGGTTTGGCGCGATCCGCTAAAGGCATGAAAATGGGTGGCAATGGGGTGTGCCTTGTCAGGTTCCCTTTGTCGACCCAGAAAGAAATATGGTCATCCAGAAAATGTCAGGCCCAATAAATAGGGAATGTCGGTGGATATTGAAAGAGGGGCAGGGCGCTTTCTTCCTCTTCGCCCTCTCTGCCGAAGCATTGCTTTTGCCGCGTCGGAAGGAGGATCTGAGCGGGAAGAATGCAAATCGGCCCGCGCTGATCAAAGACGCGGGCCGAAATGGATAAAGGATCGGACAAGGGGAAGAATGCTGAAACCAGCCCGCCTCCTAGTCGTTGAGTGGGTGGTAATTCTTGTTTCCGCCCTTGCCACGATGGGACTTCTTGTCCTTGCGGTATCCGTCATTCTGGCCGCGTCCTTCGCTGCGACCATCGCGACGGCGTGGGCGCGGGCCATCATTGAAGCGTCCCTTGCCGCCAGCGCCGCGCGGCTTGCCGCGTCCGCCGCCGGAGTTAAGCAGATGCTCGGGGCGGTCGCCGATCTTGGTGATGCGCAGGCTCTTCTCGCCGGTGCCTTCTGTCTCGGTCACATCCTGAAAACGGTCTGCAACGTCTGGGTCCAATTCAAACACGGTTTCTCCATCGAGAATGCGGATGAAGCCGACCTTCTTCTTGTTGAAGCCGCCGACACGGCAGATGAGAGGCAACAGCCAGCGCGGCTCGGCCCGATGCTTGCGACCGGCATTGATGCGGAACCAAACGCCATTTTCAAAGTCGTTTCTTTCCTGACCGCCCTTGCGGGTGTCTTCCTTGTAGTTAACGGCAATCAGCTCTTCAGGAGCAGGATAGTTGGCCTGCTGGGTCGCAAGGAAGGCATGGGCAACCTGTTCGGCACCATAGGTGGCCAGCAGGCTTTCGGCCAAAGTCAGATCATCGCCGGTTGGCACTTCAAGCAGCTTTGGATGCTCGAAGATGCGTGCCTGATCATTTTTCAAAATATCGTCGATGCTCGGCACCGGTTCCCAATTGACGCGCACACGAGCGAATTTCAGGAGACGGTTGACCAAGTTGCGTTTGTTGTGCGGTACGATGATGGCGCAATTGCCCTTGCGTCCGGCGCGACCTGTGCGGCCTGAGCGGTGCAACAGGGCGTCAGAGTTGTTGGGCAGATCCGCATGGATCACCAGATCAAGGTTCGGTAGGTCAATGCCGCGTGCAGCCACGTCGGTGGCCACACAGACCCGAGCCCGCCCATCGCGCATCGCCTGCAGTGCATGGGTACGCTCCGCTTGGCTGAGCTCACCGGAAAGCGCGACAACGGCAAAACCACGGTTCGAAAGGCGTGCAGACAAATGGCGCACCATTTCGCGGGTCGAGCAAAAGATCATCGTGCTTGGCGACTCGTGGAAGCGCAGAACGTTGATGACTGCCTTTTCCTTGTCCTTGGGTGAAACAAGGTGCGCGTGATAGTCGATGTCCGCATGCTGCTGGCGCTGTTCTGCCGTTGTGATGCGCAGGGCATCGCGCTGATAGGTTTTGGCCAGCTCTTCAATTTGGCGCGGAACAGTTGCCGAAAAGAGGAAGGTCTGGCGCTCTTCAGACGCGTTGGAAAGGATGAATTCCAGATCTTCGCGGAAACCCAGATCAAGCATTTCATCAGCTTCATCGAGAACCGAAACTTTCAGCCATTTCAGATCCAAAGAGCCGCGTTCAATATGATCGCGCAGACGGCCCGGCGTGCCCACCAGAATGTGGCAGCCATGGGAGAGATCGCGGCGCTCTCGACGGATATCCATGCCGCCAACGCAGGAGGCGATATGCGCACCGCAATCGGCATAAAGCCATGTCAGTTCGGCCTTGACCTGCATGGCCAATTCGCGCGTTGGGGCAATGACCAGCGCCAGCGGCTCGGCAGCGCGCGGCAGCTTACCCTCTTCCCCCAACAGGCTTTCAGCCATGCCCAAACCAAAGGCGACCGTTTTGCCAGAGCCGGTCTGGGCGGACACCAGAAGGTCGCGACCCTTTACATCGGCTTCGATGACAGCTTGCTGTACAGAGGTAAGATGATCATAGCCATGATTGGTCAAAGCTGTGGCGAGCACGGGATGCACGCTTTCGAAATTTGTCATAATAGGCTTTCCAGGAAGTCCTTGCCAGCAGAGCTCTGGCCTTCGTAAATTGATTCCCGCGTCTTGAAGCCTTTTCCCCTCGCAGCTCTCTTGCTCAGTCGCAAGCTGCTCCATCGGCCAACCATGTCACGGGGTGAGGCCCCCTTGTAGAGGACGCTTTGCGAAATTGCAATCACTCCTTGGCAAATCACTTTGGGCAATTGGGCATAAAAGAACACGCGGGCAGCCGCGACGCCTTCTCCCCGCCGTGTGCTCCCCCTCACAATACCGAGAGCCGCTGACGATATTTGGCTGTTGCGGTCTAGCCGCGTTCCTTTTCTATGGCAATTTGGGTGCGCATGTCCGCGATTTGCTGCTCCAGAGCCTTGTGCCTGAGAGGATCCTTGACCTGGTCAAGGCGCTTGAGAAGCGCTTGCAGCTTGCCATTCAGCAACACATAGGCCGGTTTGCCGCCTTGTTCGCGTACCACGCGCGCCAGCAGATCATCTGCAGACTGATCAAGATCAGAGAGGGGCTGGCCTGCGTTGGGCAGATTGGAAAGATCTCCATTGTCCAGAGCTTCCTGAATGCGCTGTTCAATCAGATGATCGAGAGGATGTCTCACCATTTGCCAGTTTCCTTGCTTAAGAAGCGCCAAGAATCTTCGCTTCGGACAACGCTTGAATGGAATAAAATCCGATGTCTGTGACAAAATGTCCGCATTTGAGTAAGTAAAATTGCCGTGATTGGGAAAAGTGGCAGGAAATAATTTACCTTTTTCTAACTCGAAAGGTAGGAAGATTACGGAAATATAACGAATATTCAGAAGACCCCGCATCGGAGCCTACCTAAATGTCCCGCCTTTTCCGCAG contains the following coding sequences:
- a CDS encoding 3-deoxy-D-manno-octulosonic acid transferase — its product is MDWSGRFALSTYRMAGYAASPLAPLLVGLRARKGKEIPARRKERYGKSSIARPSGPLIWVHAASVGETNAVLPLINLITETGTQVLLTTVTVTSAQIAQKHLPSGAFHQFVPFDIAPYVNRFLNFWQPDMALFVESEIWPFILSELNNRDIPMIVVNGRMSERSFRRWSKFPSVFRQMFGNVPLCLAQTAEDRDRYTNLGVAQVEVTGNLKFDVPPPQADDEQLQRLRMAVGNRPVWVAASTHPGEERLLAQAHSRMAVRIPNLLTIIVPRHPERSDDIMKELVGIVPRIQRRSQEPDLFPKTGIYIADTIGEMGLFYRLSRIAFVGGSLVDHGGQNPIEPARLGCTILHGPSVENFQNIYDALDQTGGAECLHNERELIQTLARLMSSTAEIDRRVELARRSLRPFSGALDMTMMALNPFLEPLKINAELNRANSETP
- the lpxK gene encoding tetraacyldisaccharide 4'-kinase codes for the protein MKAPGFWTERNALAWLLYPVSLVYGRISLARFKKKALYKAHMPVLCIGNLVMGGAGKTPTAITLGRVAKSQHLSPIFLTRGFKGQEPGPLLVDPATHSIADVGDEALLLARVAPTIVSRDRVAGAKLAEEISVGKEGSIIIMDDGFQNPYLHKDFNLIIVDSQQGLGNGLVFPAGPLRAPLHPQVWRADQFVIVGEGSKGPQLHQLFSKLGKGTVNARLLPGKCSLLGGTRIFAFCGIGRPDKFHRTLDQLDLAVIDHIHFDDHHSFTIEEGQEILDRAAAQNLAIVTTAKDHVRLAELGEVGAQLANKAHIIEVDMGFEDKGFAARLLTEVQRKFSRR
- a CDS encoding DUF2093 domain-containing protein, whose protein sequence is MINLPNSGKEAVLRYKDADLQVIHSGSFVRCAVTGRPIPLDDLKYWSVDRQEAYIDCEASYQAEKAAAAKKD
- a CDS encoding MATE family efflux transporter; protein product: MTEKITKPSSAAVPQPDEGASQRAKFVTGSIFRHVVTMTATGAVGMIAVFMVDLANLFYISLLGQAELAAAIGYSATIMFFNNSLSIGMMIGGSAIIARALGEERKELAKRRAGSALISVFLMMILVAGLVFAFIPELLTFIGAKGDTHSIAVSFLSIVIPSMPFLGISMMLAGIMRANGDAKGSMYVTLAGGFASAILDPIFIFGFGLGIEGAAIASVLSRFVMIGMGIRGTLFVKQILAKPESVEDLFSQWRVLFPIAIPAMLTNVATPVGNAYVTMSIADYGDQAVAGWAIIGRIQPLAWTALFALSGSVGPIFGQNLGAGLHHRVKRTLRDSMYFILGYSLFVWFILFAAQGMIVDIFQAEGDAADFVRFFCTWIAPSSIFMGFLFVSNAAFNNLGHPAYSTAFNWGRSTLGTIPTVMLGTYLAGAEGALLGQAVGAVVFGLMAILTCFYVINQQHGHGDASAANPVENWYRRALSPFSSGKGNM
- a CDS encoding DEAD/DEAH box helicase — encoded protein: MTNFESVHPVLATALTNHGYDHLTSVQQAVIEADVKGRDLLVSAQTGSGKTVAFGLGMAESLLGEEGKLPRAAEPLALVIAPTRELAMQVKAELTWLYADCGAHIASCVGGMDIRRERRDLSHGCHILVGTPGRLRDHIERGSLDLKWLKVSVLDEADEMLDLGFREDLEFILSNASEERQTFLFSATVPRQIEELAKTYQRDALRITTAEQRQQHADIDYHAHLVSPKDKEKAVINVLRFHESPSTMIFCSTREMVRHLSARLSNRGFAVVALSGELSQAERTHALQAMRDGRARVCVATDVAARGIDLPNLDLVIHADLPNNSDALLHRSGRTGRAGRKGNCAIIVPHNKRNLVNRLLKFARVRVNWEPVPSIDDILKNDQARIFEHPKLLEVPTGDDLTLAESLLATYGAEQVAHAFLATQQANYPAPEELIAVNYKEDTRKGGQERNDFENGVWFRINAGRKHRAEPRWLLPLICRVGGFNKKKVGFIRILDGETVFELDPDVADRFQDVTETEGTGEKSLRITKIGDRPEHLLNSGGGRGKPRGAGGKGRFNDGPRPRRRDGRSEGRGQNDGYRKDKKSHRGKGGNKNYHPLND
- a CDS encoding DnaJ family domain-containing protein, which gives rise to MVRHPLDHLIEQRIQEALDNGDLSNLPNAGQPLSDLDQSADDLLARVVREQGGKPAYVLLNGKLQALLKRLDQVKDPLRHKALEQQIADMRTQIAIEKERG